Proteins co-encoded in one Lysobacter solisilvae genomic window:
- a CDS encoding DUF421 domain-containing protein: MSDLFDMAMPWWEFVLRAVIVYTVLLLLIRVSGKRTMGQFTPFDMVLIVLLGNAVQNSLLGRDTSLAGGLLLAATLISINWLVGYITSRSRRAERVLEGAPVVLARDGKLFRGVLRRELVSEDDFNEALRQNGELDLADVRMALLETNGAISIVRREGNGRNCGE; the protein is encoded by the coding sequence ATGAGCGATCTGTTTGACATGGCGATGCCGTGGTGGGAGTTCGTCCTGCGGGCCGTCATCGTGTACACGGTGCTGCTGCTGCTGATCCGCGTGTCCGGCAAGCGGACGATGGGCCAGTTCACGCCCTTCGACATGGTCCTGATCGTGCTACTGGGCAACGCCGTGCAGAACTCGCTGCTGGGCCGCGATACCTCGCTGGCGGGCGGCCTGCTGCTGGCGGCCACGCTGATCAGCATCAACTGGCTGGTGGGCTACATCACCTCGCGCAGCCGGCGCGCCGAACGCGTCCTGGAAGGCGCGCCGGTGGTGCTGGCGCGCGACGGCAAGCTGTTTCGCGGCGTGCTGCGCCGGGAACTGGTGAGCGAGGACGACTTCAACGAAGCGCTTCGCCAGAACGGTGAACTCGACCTTGCCGACGTGCGCATGGCCCTGCTGGAAACCAACGGCGCCATCAGCATCGTTCGGCGCGAGGGAAACGGCCGGAATTGCGGCGAATAG
- a CDS encoding YcgL domain-containing protein — protein MQAYVYKSLRKADTYVYLSARDDFARLPEPLRAQLGNLQFVLEVTLTPDRALAREDAGVVRANLASRGFHLQFPPTVLDPMTEDWGTDA, from the coding sequence ATGCAAGCCTACGTCTACAAGAGCCTTCGCAAGGCCGACACCTACGTGTATCTCAGCGCGCGCGATGATTTCGCGCGCCTGCCCGAGCCGCTGCGCGCGCAGCTGGGCAACCTGCAGTTCGTCCTGGAAGTCACCCTCACGCCCGACCGTGCGCTGGCCCGCGAGGATGCCGGCGTGGTGCGGGCGAACCTCGCCTCGCGCGGGTTCCACCTGCAGTTCCCGCCGACCGTCCTGGATCCGATGACCGAGGACTGGGGCACCGATGCCTGA
- the cydB gene encoding cytochrome d ubiquinol oxidase subunit II, with protein sequence MNWAHVLPVIWFGVIGLGVLMYVLLDGFVLGLGILAPFAEDEHQLDHMMNTAAPIWDGNETWLVLGGAGLLAAFPKAYAVVLSALYLPVLLMLIALVFRGVAFEFRFKATRAKPAWGAAFALGSMFAAFAQGVILGALVEGMPLQGGKYLGGAFGWFSPFSMLTGVAVVFGYALLGSTWLILKTEGRMQLIARTLTRPLVLVVVAFMGLVSAWLPFLDSHIMARWFESGNFWWLAPVPLLALLNAFALWGAAMREGRDAAPFLLTLCFFVLGFAGLVLGIWPNIVPPSMSIWDAASPPSSQGFVAVGLIVLLPAILGYTWWSYSVFKGKVAADSGYH encoded by the coding sequence ATGAACTGGGCACACGTTTTGCCGGTGATCTGGTTCGGCGTGATCGGGCTGGGGGTGCTGATGTACGTGCTGCTGGACGGCTTCGTGCTCGGCCTGGGCATCCTGGCGCCCTTCGCCGAGGACGAGCACCAGCTCGACCACATGATGAACACCGCCGCGCCGATCTGGGACGGCAACGAGACCTGGCTGGTGCTGGGTGGCGCCGGCCTGCTGGCGGCCTTCCCCAAGGCCTACGCGGTGGTGCTGTCGGCGCTGTACCTGCCGGTGCTGCTGATGCTGATCGCGCTGGTGTTCCGTGGCGTCGCGTTCGAGTTCCGCTTCAAGGCCACCCGCGCCAAGCCGGCGTGGGGCGCCGCCTTTGCGCTGGGCTCGATGTTCGCCGCCTTCGCGCAGGGCGTGATCCTGGGCGCGCTGGTGGAAGGCATGCCGCTGCAGGGCGGCAAGTACCTGGGCGGCGCGTTCGGCTGGTTCAGTCCGTTCTCGATGCTCACCGGCGTCGCGGTGGTCTTCGGCTACGCGCTCCTGGGTTCCACCTGGCTGATCCTGAAGACCGAGGGCCGCATGCAGCTGATCGCGCGCACGCTGACCCGGCCCCTGGTGCTGGTCGTGGTCGCCTTCATGGGGCTGGTGAGCGCGTGGCTGCCGTTCCTGGACTCGCACATCATGGCGCGCTGGTTCGAGAGTGGAAATTTCTGGTGGCTCGCGCCCGTGCCGCTGCTGGCCCTGCTCAACGCGTTCGCGCTGTGGGGCGCGGCGATGCGCGAGGGCCGCGACGCCGCCCCGTTCCTGCTCACGCTGTGCTTCTTCGTGCTCGGGTTTGCGGGCCTGGTGCTGGGGATCTGGCCGAACATCGTGCCGCCGTCGATGAGCATCTGGGACGCGGCGTCGCCGCCGTCCTCGCAGGGCTTCGTGGCCGTGGGGCTGATCGTCCTGCTGCCGGCGATCCTGGGCTACACGTGGTGGTCCTACAGCGTGTTCAAGGGCAAGGTGGCGGCGGATTCGGGGTATCACTGA
- a CDS encoding DUF2782 domain-containing protein, which yields MTTREVDGDRIEEYRVQGQLHVVKVTPRRGPTYYLVDRNGDGRLDSSEGEGTVSPVMWKLFEWGN from the coding sequence GTGACCACCCGCGAGGTGGATGGCGACCGCATCGAGGAGTACCGGGTCCAGGGCCAGCTGCACGTGGTCAAGGTCACCCCGCGGCGCGGCCCCACGTACTACCTGGTCGATCGCAATGGCGATGGACGCCTGGACAGCAGCGAAGGCGAAGGCACCGTGTCGCCGGTGATGTGGAAGCTGTTCGAGTGGGGCAACTGA
- the uvrD gene encoding DNA helicase II — translation MDVSHLLDALNPAQREAVSAPPGHHLVLAGAGSGKTRVLMHRIAWLNEVFGVPPHGILAVTFTNKAAGEMRARADHLLRHGARGMWIGTFHGIAHRLLRLHWQEAKLPEGFQVLDSDDQLRLVKRVVQQLELDDTRFPPRQIVWWINAQKDEGRRPAHIQPDPRDEWADVMHRAYALYQERCDRAGLVDFAELLLRAHELLRDNAALLAHYRARFRELLVDEFQDTNSIQYAFVRVLAGDTGHVFVVGDDDQSIYGWRGAKVENMQKFLRDFPDARTLRLEQNYRSSANILDAANAVIAHNPDRLGKKLWTDTGTGEPIDLYAAYNEMDEARFVVERIRQWVRDGGDHGDVAILYRSNAQSRAFEEILQEEPRIPFRVYGGMRFFERAEIKDTLAYMRMVASRVDDAAFERSVNTPARGIGERTLDEVRRRAREDGVALWEAARRTVHETTLAARARNALSGFLTLIDELAQQVASLPLPEKVDHVLARSGLREHYANESRGQLDSRTDNLDELVSVASRFTGADSDEEAAAMPELVAFLSYAALEAGEGQAQAGENSVQLMTLHSAKGLEFPLVFLGGLEEGLFPSIKSSEDASRIEEERRLAYVGITRARQKLVLSYAETRRIHGQDMYGMPSRFIREIPATLVHEVRPKVQVSRPMYAASPRRGAMQSVIEVPAFKLGAQVSHPKFGTGTVVDYEGAGAHARVQVNFDDAGAKWLVLAYANLQPA, via the coding sequence ATGGATGTTTCGCATTTGCTCGACGCGCTGAATCCGGCCCAGCGCGAGGCCGTCAGCGCCCCTCCCGGTCACCATCTCGTCCTTGCCGGCGCCGGCTCGGGCAAGACGCGCGTGCTCATGCACCGCATCGCCTGGCTCAACGAGGTCTTCGGCGTGCCGCCCCACGGCATCCTGGCGGTGACCTTCACCAACAAGGCCGCCGGCGAAATGCGCGCCCGCGCCGACCATCTGCTGCGCCATGGCGCGCGCGGGATGTGGATCGGCACCTTCCACGGCATCGCCCACCGCCTGCTGCGCCTGCACTGGCAGGAGGCCAAGCTGCCCGAAGGCTTCCAGGTGCTCGACAGCGACGACCAGCTCCGCCTGGTCAAGCGCGTGGTGCAGCAGCTCGAACTGGACGACACGCGCTTCCCGCCGCGCCAGATCGTGTGGTGGATCAACGCGCAGAAGGACGAGGGCCGCCGCCCCGCCCACATCCAGCCCGACCCACGCGACGAATGGGCGGACGTCATGCACCGCGCCTACGCGCTCTACCAGGAACGCTGCGACCGCGCCGGTCTGGTGGATTTCGCCGAACTGCTGCTGCGCGCGCACGAGCTGCTGCGCGACAACGCGGCCCTGCTGGCGCACTACCGCGCCCGCTTCCGTGAACTGCTCGTCGACGAGTTCCAGGACACCAATTCGATCCAGTACGCCTTCGTGCGCGTACTGGCCGGCGACACCGGCCACGTGTTCGTGGTCGGCGACGACGACCAGTCGATCTATGGCTGGCGGGGCGCCAAGGTCGAGAACATGCAGAAGTTCCTGCGCGACTTCCCGGATGCGCGCACGCTGCGGCTGGAGCAGAACTACCGCTCCAGCGCCAACATCCTCGACGCCGCCAACGCGGTCATCGCGCACAACCCGGACCGGCTGGGCAAGAAGCTGTGGACCGACACCGGCACCGGCGAGCCGATCGACCTGTACGCCGCGTACAACGAGATGGACGAGGCGCGCTTCGTCGTCGAACGCATCCGGCAGTGGGTGCGCGACGGCGGCGACCACGGCGACGTCGCGATCCTCTACCGCAGCAACGCGCAGTCGCGGGCATTCGAGGAAATCCTGCAGGAAGAGCCAAGAATCCCGTTCCGCGTCTACGGCGGCATGCGCTTCTTCGAGCGGGCGGAAATCAAGGACACCCTGGCCTACATGCGCATGGTCGCCTCGCGGGTGGATGACGCCGCCTTCGAGCGTTCGGTCAACACCCCCGCGCGCGGCATCGGCGAGCGCACGCTGGACGAGGTGCGCCGGCGTGCGCGCGAGGACGGGGTGGCGCTGTGGGAGGCGGCGCGGCGCACGGTGCACGAGACCACGCTGGCGGCGCGGGCCCGCAATGCCCTGTCCGGGTTCCTCACCCTGATCGACGAACTGGCGCAGCAGGTGGCGTCCCTGCCACTGCCCGAGAAGGTCGACCACGTCCTGGCCCGGTCCGGCCTGCGGGAGCATTACGCCAACGAGTCGCGCGGCCAGCTCGACTCGCGCACGGACAACCTGGACGAGCTGGTCTCGGTCGCCTCGCGCTTCACCGGCGCCGACTCGGACGAGGAAGCCGCCGCGATGCCCGAGCTGGTCGCCTTCCTCAGCTACGCCGCGCTGGAAGCCGGCGAGGGCCAGGCCCAGGCGGGCGAGAACAGCGTGCAGTTGATGACGCTGCATAGCGCCAAGGGCCTGGAATTTCCGCTGGTGTTCCTGGGCGGACTGGAAGAGGGCCTGTTTCCGAGCATCAAGTCCAGCGAGGATGCCAGCCGCATCGAGGAGGAACGCCGGCTGGCCTACGTGGGCATCACCCGTGCGCGCCAGAAGCTGGTGCTCAGCTACGCCGAGACCCGGCGCATCCACGGCCAGGACATGTACGGCATGCCCTCTCGCTTCATCCGCGAGATCCCGGCCACGCTCGTCCACGAGGTGCGGCCGAAGGTCCAGGTTTCCCGGCCGATGTACGCCGCCTCGCCGCGGCGCGGCGCCATGCAGTCGGTGATCGAGGTGCCGGCGTTCAAGCTGGGCGCGCAGGTCAGCCACCCGAAATTCGGCACCGGCACCGTGGTCGACTACGAAGGCGCGGGCGCCCACGCGCGCGTGCAGGTCAACTTCGACGATGCCGGCGCCAAGTGGCTGGTCCTGGCCTACGCCAACCTCCAGCCGGCCTAG
- a CDS encoding HU family DNA-binding protein, which yields MAKKKAAPKKAAAMPAAPKPIKEVLGKSGLVAHLSESTGVAAKDVRAVLSSLESAVHASVNKKGAGAFTLPGLLKINVVNVAAKPKRKGINPFTKEEQWFAAKPASVKIKVRALKKLKDAAA from the coding sequence ATGGCGAAGAAGAAAGCTGCTCCGAAGAAGGCCGCTGCCATGCCGGCTGCTCCCAAGCCGATCAAGGAAGTCCTGGGCAAGTCCGGGCTGGTCGCCCACCTGTCCGAATCCACTGGCGTGGCTGCCAAGGACGTCCGCGCGGTGCTGTCGTCGCTGGAAAGCGCCGTGCACGCTTCGGTCAACAAGAAGGGCGCCGGTGCATTCACCCTGCCGGGCCTGCTGAAGATCAACGTGGTCAACGTTGCGGCCAAGCCGAAGCGCAAGGGCATCAACCCGTTCACCAAGGAAGAGCAGTGGTTCGCCGCCAAGCCGGCCTCGGTGAAGATCAAGGTTCGCGCCCTCAAGAAGCTGAAGGACGCCGCGGCCTGA
- a CDS encoding cytochrome ubiquinol oxidase subunit I: MDALLLSRIQFGFVISCHIVFPAFTIGLASWLAFLEWRWLRTRDALWRDLYFFWLKIFAVSFGMGVVSGIVMSFQFGTNWSVLSEKAGNILGPLLSYEVLTAFFLEATFLGVMLFGYKRVPEKLHFLATCMVALGTLISTFWIISANSWMQTPQGYTLTAQGVFEPADWWAIVFNPSFPYRLAHMVLAAFITTCFVIGGVSAGYLRRGQHVAAARRMLVLAVAFAGIAVPLQVFVGDLHGLNAREHQPTKVAAMEAHWRAGEPGEGVPLVLFAVPNPAAERNDYEVAIPRVGSLILTHTLDGEIQPLTAVPPDQRPPVAPVFYAFRVMVGLGIAMLLLTLASAWLWWRRRLFESRWILDGWRAMTLAGFACILAGWYVVEIGRQPYVIYGLLRTADAVTPTLAVGSVLTSLLVFAAVYFTVFGAGIWYLLKLIRKGPQPHEPMPQSDSGERTPARPLSVGNRTPDDATPEAAP; this comes from the coding sequence GTGGACGCGTTGCTGCTGTCGCGGATCCAGTTCGGGTTCGTCATCTCCTGCCACATCGTCTTTCCGGCCTTCACCATCGGCCTGGCGAGCTGGCTCGCGTTCCTTGAGTGGCGCTGGCTGCGCACGCGCGACGCCCTCTGGCGCGACCTCTACTTCTTCTGGCTGAAGATATTCGCCGTGTCCTTCGGCATGGGCGTGGTGTCGGGCATCGTGATGAGTTTCCAGTTCGGCACGAACTGGTCGGTGCTCTCCGAGAAGGCGGGCAACATCCTGGGGCCGTTGCTCTCGTATGAGGTGCTCACGGCATTCTTCCTCGAAGCCACGTTCCTCGGCGTGATGCTCTTCGGCTACAAGCGGGTGCCGGAAAAGCTGCATTTCCTGGCCACCTGCATGGTGGCGCTGGGCACGCTGATCTCGACCTTCTGGATCATCTCGGCCAACAGCTGGATGCAGACGCCGCAGGGCTACACCCTCACGGCGCAGGGCGTGTTCGAACCGGCGGACTGGTGGGCGATCGTATTCAATCCGTCGTTCCCCTACCGGCTCGCGCACATGGTGCTGGCCGCCTTCATCACCACCTGCTTCGTGATTGGCGGTGTGAGCGCGGGCTATCTGCGGCGCGGCCAGCATGTGGCGGCGGCGCGACGGATGCTGGTGCTTGCGGTCGCCTTCGCGGGGATCGCGGTACCGCTGCAGGTGTTCGTCGGCGACCTGCACGGCCTCAACGCCCGCGAACACCAGCCCACCAAGGTCGCCGCGATGGAAGCGCACTGGCGCGCGGGCGAGCCCGGCGAGGGCGTGCCGCTGGTGCTGTTTGCCGTGCCCAACCCGGCGGCGGAGCGCAATGACTACGAAGTGGCGATCCCGCGCGTGGGCAGCCTGATCCTCACCCACACGCTCGACGGCGAGATCCAGCCGCTGACCGCGGTGCCGCCCGATCAGCGCCCGCCGGTCGCCCCCGTGTTCTATGCCTTCCGCGTCATGGTGGGGCTTGGCATCGCGATGCTCCTGCTGACGCTGGCCTCGGCCTGGCTGTGGTGGCGACGCCGCCTGTTCGAATCGCGCTGGATCCTCGATGGCTGGCGCGCGATGACGCTGGCCGGTTTCGCCTGCATCCTGGCCGGCTGGTACGTGGTGGAGATCGGGCGCCAGCCCTACGTGATCTACGGCCTGCTGCGCACCGCCGACGCGGTGACGCCGACGCTGGCGGTGGGCAGCGTGCTGACCTCGCTGCTGGTGTTCGCGGCGGTTTACTTCACCGTGTTCGGCGCCGGCATTTGGTACCTGCTCAAGCTGATCCGCAAGGGGCCGCAGCCGCACGAGCCGATGCCGCAAAGCGATTCGGGCGAACGCACGCCGGCGCGACCGCTGTCGGTAGGCAATCGCACGCCCGACGACGCCACGCCGGAGGCCGCGCCATGA
- a CDS encoding S9 family peptidase, whose translation MRLLPLSALLLAVPAFAQTPQPAAPAAPVSITLEQAMADPDWIGPTVEQAWWSWDGQHVQYLLKRSGTAIRDTWQQGVEETSGTKVDGAALAGLDAAAPVFDAARTRMAFVRNGDVFVRELRSGGLTQVTRTEAAEALPQFSRDGNLVFRAGNDWFQWRAGAGVSQAAIVKAEKDPDAAPKPDDLRERQLRLIRTLQDDRSRNEAARAQEKAWRQADPTRAPATAYLGADVAIVDSALAPDGRLLLVVTQPKDADAGQAGKMPRYVTESGYEEFEEVRTRVGRGNPLPHRLWLVDTRTGGVKELKFDVLPGITTDPLAAMRKAAKQEPLKGARAVRIETDGDGTGPAIHWSDDGRQAAVLVRAVDNKDRWIATVDIDGARLEPRHRLTDQAWINWGFNDFGWTPDNTLWFLSEQSGYSHLYVLDAAGKPRALTSGQWEVSAPQLSADGQGFFFVCNHSAPGDYEVCAVDRAGGAVREVTALDGVEDFALSPDGRRVLARHSRSYLPPQVSVVGIDGSQPRQLTDTRSAKFRAYPWIQPEYVQVPSKHGAGTIWGKFYGPRTLEPGRRYPVVMFVHGAGYLQNVSHRYPNYFREQMFHNLLVDEGYIVLDLDYRASEGYGRDWRTAIYQRMGHPELEDYLDGLDWLVAQRQGDRDRAGIYGGSYGGFLTFMALFREPGTFKAGAALRPVSDWSQYNHEYTSNILNTPELDPQAYLRSSPIEYAQGLQDHLLIAHGMIDDNVFYKDSVMLAQRLIELHKDKWELAGYPLERHAFSHSDAWYDEYRRIHELFGRVLK comes from the coding sequence ATGCGTCTGCTGCCGCTGTCCGCCTTGCTCCTGGCCGTCCCCGCCTTCGCGCAGACACCCCAGCCCGCCGCCCCGGCCGCACCGGTGTCCATCACGCTCGAGCAGGCGATGGCCGATCCGGACTGGATCGGACCGACCGTCGAACAGGCCTGGTGGTCATGGGATGGACAGCACGTGCAGTACCTGCTCAAGCGCAGCGGCACGGCGATCCGCGACACCTGGCAACAGGGCGTGGAGGAGACGAGCGGGACGAAGGTCGATGGCGCCGCGCTGGCCGGACTCGACGCCGCCGCCCCGGTCTTCGATGCCGCGCGCACGCGCATGGCCTTCGTGCGCAACGGCGACGTGTTCGTGCGCGAACTGCGCAGCGGCGGGCTGACGCAGGTCACGCGGACCGAGGCGGCAGAGGCGCTGCCGCAGTTCAGCCGTGACGGCAATCTCGTCTTCCGCGCCGGCAACGACTGGTTCCAGTGGCGCGCCGGCGCCGGGGTGAGCCAGGCCGCGATCGTGAAGGCCGAAAAGGATCCCGACGCGGCGCCCAAGCCCGATGACCTGCGCGAGCGCCAGTTGCGCCTGATCCGTACGCTGCAGGACGACCGCAGTCGCAACGAAGCCGCCCGTGCGCAGGAAAAGGCCTGGCGCCAGGCCGACCCGACCCGCGCGCCCGCCACCGCCTACCTGGGCGCCGACGTCGCCATCGTCGACAGCGCGCTGGCGCCCGATGGCCGCCTGCTGCTGGTGGTCACCCAGCCCAAGGACGCCGATGCGGGCCAGGCCGGCAAGATGCCGCGCTATGTCACCGAATCGGGCTACGAGGAGTTCGAGGAAGTCCGCACCCGCGTGGGCCGTGGCAACCCGTTGCCGCACCGGCTGTGGCTGGTCGATACCCGCACGGGCGGCGTGAAGGAGCTGAAGTTCGACGTGCTGCCCGGCATCACCACCGACCCGCTCGCGGCGATGCGCAAGGCGGCCAAGCAGGAGCCGCTCAAGGGCGCGCGCGCGGTGCGCATCGAGACCGACGGCGACGGCACCGGTCCGGCCATCCACTGGAGCGACGACGGCCGCCAGGCCGCGGTGCTGGTGCGCGCGGTGGACAACAAGGACCGCTGGATAGCGACGGTGGATATCGACGGCGCCCGCCTGGAGCCACGCCACCGCCTGACCGATCAAGCCTGGATCAACTGGGGCTTCAACGATTTCGGCTGGACGCCGGACAACACGCTGTGGTTCCTCTCCGAGCAGAGCGGCTACTCGCACCTGTACGTGCTCGACGCGGCCGGCAAGCCGCGCGCGCTGACTTCGGGTCAGTGGGAAGTTTCCGCGCCGCAGTTGTCCGCCGACGGCCAGGGCTTCTTCTTCGTGTGCAACCACAGCGCCCCGGGTGACTACGAGGTGTGCGCGGTCGACCGGGCCGGTGGCGCAGTGCGTGAGGTGACCGCGCTGGACGGCGTCGAGGACTTCGCGCTCTCGCCCGATGGCCGCCGCGTCCTGGCGCGCCACTCGCGCAGCTACCTGCCGCCGCAGGTGTCCGTGGTGGGCATCGACGGCAGCCAGCCGCGCCAGCTCACCGACACGCGCTCGGCGAAGTTCCGCGCGTATCCGTGGATCCAGCCCGAGTACGTGCAGGTGCCCAGCAAGCACGGCGCGGGCACCATCTGGGGCAAGTTCTACGGACCCAGGACGCTGGAGCCGGGCCGCCGCTATCCGGTGGTGATGTTCGTGCACGGCGCGGGCTACCTGCAGAACGTCAGCCACCGCTATCCGAACTATTTCCGCGAGCAGATGTTCCACAACCTGCTCGTCGACGAGGGTTACATCGTCCTCGACCTGGATTACCGCGCCTCGGAAGGGTATGGCCGCGACTGGCGCACGGCGATCTACCAGCGCATGGGCCATCCCGAGCTCGAGGACTACCTGGACGGCCTGGACTGGCTGGTCGCGCAGCGCCAGGGCGACCGCGACCGCGCCGGCATCTACGGCGGCTCCTACGGCGGCTTCCTGACCTTCATGGCCCTGTTCCGCGAGCCGGGCACGTTCAAGGCCGGCGCCGCCCTGCGGCCGGTGAGTGACTGGTCACAGTACAACCACGAGTACACCTCCAACATCCTCAACACGCCCGAGCTCGACCCGCAGGCCTACCTGCGTTCCTCGCCCATCGAGTACGCCCAGGGGCTGCAGGACCATCTGCTGATCGCCCACGGGATGATCGACGACAACGTGTTCTACAAGGATTCGGTGATGCTCGCGCAGCGCCTGATCGAATTGCACAAGGACAAGTGGGAGCTTGCCGGCTACCCGCTTGAGCGGCACGCGTTCAGCCACTCCGATGCCTGGTACGACGAGTACCGCCGCATCCACGAGCTGTTCGGACGGGTGCTGAAGTAG
- the hemF gene encoding oxygen-dependent coproporphyrinogen oxidase → MTALPEFDEIRTWLTGLQDRICARIEAADGGARFVEDAWRREEGGGGRTRVLRDGAVFEQAGIGFSDVSGTRLPPSASAARPELAGATWRAAGVSLVFHPRNPHLPTTHANVRHFRAMRDGETVAWWFGGGFDLTPFYPVDEDVRHWHRTARALCEPFGGQGRYAAHKQWCDEYFFLKHRNETRGVGGLFFDDLHEDFDRDFAYLRAVGDGFLDAYMPIVERRRDMPWGERERQFQLYRRGRYVEFNLVFDRGTLFGLQSGGRTESILMSLPPLVRWEYGFEPAAGSAEARLADYLKPRDWLVDEIDTTT, encoded by the coding sequence ATGACCGCATTGCCCGAATTCGACGAAATCCGCACCTGGCTGACCGGGTTGCAGGATCGGATCTGCGCCCGGATCGAGGCCGCTGATGGCGGCGCCCGCTTCGTGGAGGATGCCTGGCGGCGCGAAGAGGGCGGCGGCGGTCGCACCCGCGTGCTGCGCGACGGCGCTGTGTTCGAGCAGGCGGGGATCGGATTCTCCGACGTGTCGGGCACGCGCCTGCCGCCCTCGGCCAGCGCGGCGCGCCCGGAACTGGCGGGGGCCACCTGGCGTGCGGCCGGCGTCTCGCTGGTGTTCCATCCCCGCAATCCGCACCTGCCCACGACCCACGCCAATGTCCGCCACTTCCGCGCCATGCGCGATGGCGAGACGGTGGCCTGGTGGTTCGGTGGCGGCTTCGACCTCACCCCGTTCTATCCGGTCGACGAGGACGTCCGCCACTGGCACCGCACGGCGCGCGCGCTGTGCGAGCCGTTCGGCGGACAGGGCCGGTATGCGGCACACAAGCAATGGTGCGACGAGTACTTCTTCCTCAAGCACCGTAACGAGACCCGCGGCGTCGGCGGCCTGTTCTTCGACGACCTGCACGAGGACTTCGACCGCGACTTCGCCTACCTGCGCGCGGTCGGCGACGGTTTCCTCGATGCCTACATGCCGATCGTCGAACGGCGCCGCGACATGCCGTGGGGCGAGCGCGAGCGCCAGTTCCAGCTGTACCGCCGCGGACGCTACGTGGAATTCAACCTGGTCTTCGACCGCGGCACGCTGTTCGGCCTGCAGAGTGGGGGCCGCACCGAATCGATCCTGATGAGCCTGCCGCCGCTGGTGCGCTGGGAATACGGCTTCGAGCCCGCCGCCGGCAGTGCGGAAGCGCGCCTGGCGGACTACCTGAAGCCGCGGGACTGGCTCGTGGACGAGATCGACACGACGACCTGA